A genomic region of Notamacropus eugenii isolate mMacEug1 chromosome 3, mMacEug1.pri_v2, whole genome shotgun sequence contains the following coding sequences:
- the IL17RA gene encoding interleukin-17 receptor A, with protein sequence MGILLPELSRLPRQLRLLLQLLLVLSPGGSALWILDTPEPVCSQPGLNCTVKKSTCLTESWLYPLNRTPSQPKDVNITLDFKHSKNGDLFPVVHIEWKVRTDGSILFLQGAELSLLQMSTNEHLCVEFTFLNRLQQQLRPDLERWQFTFNNFVVEPGQEYEITVHHLPKPMPNGDPNHKSVPFQVPDCRDPRMRVTLPCVSSGSLWEPGITGERLKNNSLLVSFNLWNESTTYKILVNGFPNKDTRSCYEDIQFITQPRQDFHNRMNVTFPLQNVNACCQYSIQIQPFFKSCPNDCLRHTLSIPCPVLPSPTPTCPPDDVSLWVYWFITGICILLVGSVILLAICMTRRKPGFSSDKPENDTKHPEIPPLDDQTPPPLKPRKVWIIYSADHPLYVDVVVKFAQFLITVCGTEVALDLLEEKLISEVGVMAWVSRQKQEMEESNSKILILCSRGTRAKWQAILGWEEPAVQLRYDRWKPAGDLFTAAMNVILPDFKKPACFGMYVVCYFDGISDEADIPDLFNITSKYPLMEKFEEVYFRIQELEMFEPGRVHRVREITGENYLQSPSGWQLKEAVQRFREFQIKCPNWFEQENLCLEDEDNLSLLSEEMIEESLLPSGGRIMKQVPLVQEPSPEDHLVVDLFINEEEGVSRLDTQFLPQGATVTHQTIIPIEEAQLTSIVEPLYRNGDSKARRQAVVGGDDMEGVPLMETNVTHRNSVFLLPMDSEASPFSSTPVPSPNCLPPPVREQLEGLMYSLFQQSLRNSGEEEWERQQLVFNDPYTPYEEEQRQSVESDQGYISRSSPQPPDGFVEKEEEEEKEEQNADIATEFPSPTVLENLKSLQQQLLFQEIQQNPNWGCLDGRRLSTEL encoded by the exons ATGGGGATTCTACTGCCGGAGCTGTCCCGACTCCCGCGGCAGCTTCGGCTCCTCCTGCAGCTCCTGCTGGTGCTGTCCCCGGGCGGCTCGGCCCTGTGGATCCTCGACACCCCGGAGCCGGTGTGCTCGCAGCCG GGGCTAAACTGCACTGTCAAGAAGA GTACCTGCCTGACTGAGAGTTGGCTCTACCCTCTCAACAGGACACCCTCTCAACCTAAAGATGTCAACATCACGCTGGACTTCAAACACAGCAAAAACGGAGACCTGTTTCCTGTGGTGCACATTGAATGGAAAGTTCGGACAGATG GCAGCATCCTGTTTCTTCAGGGCGCTGAGCTTTCATTGCTACAAATGAGTACCAATGAGCATTTGTGTGTTGAGTTTACATTTCTAAACCGACTTCAGCAGCAACTGAGACCGGATTTGGAAAGG TGGCAATTCACCTTCAATAACTTTGTGGTGGAGCCTGGCCAAGAATATGAGATAACAGTGCATCACTTGCCCAAACCAATGCCCAATGGAGATCCAAACCACAAGTCTGTGCCTTTCCAGGTGCCAG ACTGCAGAGACCCCAGAATGAGAGTGACTCTCCCCTGTGTGAGCTCAG GAAGCCTGTGGGAGCCTGGCATCACAGGAGAAAGGCTAAAGAACAATTCCCTGCTGGTGAGTTTTAACCTGTGGAATGAATCAACCACTTACAAGATCCTCGTGAATGGTTTTCCAAACAAAGACACCAGAAGCTGTTATGAAGACATTCAGTTCATTACCCAG ccCAGACAAGATTTTCACAATCGGATGAATGTCACATTTCCCTTGCAAAATGTGAATGCCTGCTGCCAGTACAGTATACAG ATCCAGCCATTCTTTAAGAGCTGTCCGAATGACTGCCTTAGACACACACTGTCCATCCCTTGCCCAGTGCTACCATCACCAACACCCA CCTGTCCTCCAG ATGATGTGTCACTGTGGGTTTATTGGTTTATCACCGGCATCTGTATCCTGCTGGTGGGTTCTGTCATACTCCTGGCCATTTGCATGACTCGGAGGAAGCCTG GGTTTTCCTCTGATAAACCTGAAAATGACACCAAACACCCTG AAATTCCACCCCTGGATGACCAGACTCCTCCACCCTTAAAGCCCCGGAAAGTCTGGATCATTTATTCAGCTGATCACCCCCTCTATGTGGATGTGGTAGTCAAGTTTGCCCAGTTCCTCATCACTGTCTGTGGGACTGAAGTGGCCCTGGACCTGCTAGAGGAGAAGTTGATCTCAGAGGTGGGAGTCATGGCTTGGGTGAGTCGACAGAAGCAAGAAATGGAGGAGAGTAATTCCAAGATCCTCATCCTGTGTTCCCGAGGCACCAGAGCCAAGTGGCAGGCAATCCTTGGCTGGGAAGAACCTGCTGTTCAGCTCCGGTATGACAGGTGGAAACCTGCTGGGGACCTATTCACAGCTGCCATGAATGTGATCCTTCCAGACTTTAAGAAACCAGCCTGCTTCGGCATGTATGTGGTCTGCTACTTTGATGGCATCAGTGATGAGGCTGATATCCCTGACCTATTCAACATCACCTCTAAATACCCACTGATGGAGAAGTTTGAGGAGGTTTATTTCCGGATCCAGGAACTAGAGATGTTTGAGCCAGGTCGAGTGCACCGGGTTAGGGAGATCACTGGTGAAAACTACCTCCAAAGTCCCAGTGGCTGGCAGCTCAAAGAAGCAGTACAGAGGTTCCGGGAATTTCAGATCAAATGCCCCAACTGGTTCGAACAGGAGAATCTCTGTTTGGAGGATGAAGACAACTTGTCATTGCTGAGTGAAGAGATGATTGAGGAGTCACTATTACCATCAGGAGGGAGAATAATGAAACAGGTGCCTCTGGTACAGGAACCTTCTCCTGAGGACCATTTAGTGGTGGACCTCTTTATCAATGAGGAAGAAGGGGTCTCTAGACTGGACACTCAGTTTCTGCCCCAAGGGGCTACAGTCACCCACCAAACAATAATCCCCATAGAAGAGGCTCAACTGACTTCTATAGTGGAACCCTTATATAGGAATGGTGATAGTAAAGCCAGGCGACAGGCAGTGGTAGGTGGAGATGACATGGAAGGTGTCCCTCTGATGGAGACCAATGTTACCCATCGAAATAGTGTATTCCTTCTCCCTATGGACTCTGAAGCTTCCCCTTTCTCCAGTACTCCAGTTCCTTCCCCCAACTGCCTCCCACCTCCAGTGAGAGAACAACTAGAGGGTTTAATGTATTCCCTCTTCCAGCAGAGTCTAAGAAACTCAGGtgaggaagaatgggaaagacaGCAACTGGTCTTCAATGACCCTTATACACCCTATGAGGAAGAGCAGAGGCAATCAGTAGAGTCTGATCAGGGCTACATCTCCAGGAGCTCCCCACAGCCTCCCGATGGATTTgtggaaaaagaggaggaggaagaaaaggaagagcaaaATGCAGATATAGCTACAGAGTTTCCCTCTCCCACTGTTTTGGAGAATCTGAAGAGCCTTCAACAGCAACTGTTATTCCAAGAGATACAACAGAATCCTAACTGGGGCTGCCTAGATGGAAGGAGGTTATCTACAGAATTGTAG
- the TMEM121B gene encoding transmembrane protein 121B: protein MHSAFRNHSPVSSSSGSFPPPPTASQLQPFFIRGGSYRSCRRGSKDSSTSTSTSTSRGGGRRGGRRGGSFGGSPSSSTGAEREDEDEESISISKPLVPATASGPLEPPAQGGAHLIGHTTSSSCSKSTSTSSCSMTAVDFAGGSGTGPIGGPGGRSSGGPSGPSGGSGSLCCSCCCCCCGHPSRGPARGRRGCCAPSSECKWGYQALSVVLLLAQGGLLDLYLITVTDLYWCSWIATDLVVVVGWAIFFAKNSRGRRGVSAASLHNHYQHHHHSAPPPLHLPAPSGAAVGAGAGGKVRGRGGGGGLGDGLDSVGSGGEFAFAYLAWLIYSIAFTPKVILILGTSILDLIELRAPFGTTGFRITMALSAPLLYSLVRAISEAGAPLGSAGPLLLQPQHHRAAGCFLGTCLDLLDSFTLVELMLEGRVPLPSHLRYLLISVYFLTLTSPVLWLYELNTATPASASSWGSGAGGCSRLLRLLAGCLVDVPLLALRCLLVVSYQQPLSVFMLKNLFFLGCRGLEALEGCWGQGSLGSPNRIRGGYGAPPPAPPPSPPPPTPQGGSQLSHCIPENDTGPHGYVNTLVVSSQN from the coding sequence ATGCACTCAGCGTTCCGAAACCACAGTCCAGTCTCCTCTTCCTCCGGCTCCTTTCCACCGCCCCCCACTGCCTCCCAGCTGCAACCGTTCTTTATTCGCGGGGGCTCCTACCGCAGCTGCCGGAGGGGCTCTAAGGATAGCAGCACCAGCACCAGTACCAGCACCagcaggggaggaggaaggagaggaggcagGAGAGGCGGCAGCTTCGGTGGCTCCCCAAGCAGCAGCACCGGAGCGGAGCGGGAAGACGAAGACGAGGAGAGCATCAGTATTAGCAAACCCCTGGTACCCGCCACGGCATCTGGCCCCCTGGAGCCCCCAGCTCAGGGAGGAGCTCACCTGATCGGTCACACCACCTCTTCCTCCTGCTCTAAGTCCACATCCACCTCCTCTTGTAGTATGACCGCAGTGGATTTTGCTGGTGGGAGTGGAACCGGACCCATTGGAGGGCCAGGGGGCCGTTCTTCCGGGGGGCCCAGTGGGCCCAGCGGTGGCAGCGGCTCTCtttgctgctcctgctgctgctgctgctgcggccaCCCATCCAGGGGCCCCGCCAGGGGTCGGCGAGGCTGCTGTGCTCCTAGTTCTGAGTGCAAGTGGGGTTACCAGGCGCTGTCCGTGGTGCTATTGCTGGCTCAAGGTGGACTGCTAGACTTGTATCTCATCACAGTCACGGATCTCTACTGGTGCTCCTGGATTGCCACAGATCTGGTGGTCGTGGTTGGCTGGGCCATTTTTTTCGCTAAGAACAGCCGTGGCCGTAGAGGAGTAAGTGCTGCTAGCTTGCACAACCActaccagcaccaccaccactcGGCACCCCCACCTCTCCACCTGCCTGCTCCATCGGGTGCAGCTGTAGGAGCCGGCGCTGGAGGCAAAGTCCGGGGCCGTGGCGGTGGGGGCGGCCTGGGAGATGGTTTGGACTCTGTGGGATCCGGGGGAGAATTCGCTTTTGCCTACTTGGCCTGGCTGATCTACTCCATTGCCTTCACGCCCAAGGTGATTTTGATACTTGGCACGTCCATCCTGGACCTCATCGAATTACGAGCTCCATTTGGTACCACGGGTTTTCGTATCACTATGGCATTGTCTGCGCCCCTGCTCTACAGTTTGGTACGGGCCATTAGTGAGGCAGGAGCCCCTCTCGGATCGGCAGGACCCCTGCTCCTGCAGCCTCAGCACCACCGAGCAGCTGGCTGCTTCCTGGGCACTTGTCTAGACTTACTGGACAGTTTCACCCTGGTGGAGTTGATGCTAGAAGGCCGGGTACCTCTGCCTTCCCACCTTCGCTACCTACTCATCTCTGTCTATTTCCTGACCCTTACTTCTCCAGTACTCTGGCTCTATGAACTCAACACCGCCACCCCTGCCAGTGCCTCTTCCTGGGGGTCTGGAGCTGGGGGCTGTAGCAGGCTCCTGAGATTGCTGGCTGGCTGCTTGGTGGACGTGCCTTTGTTGGCCTTGCGCTGCCTTCTGGTGGTGAGCTACCAGCAGCCACTCTCTGTCTTCATGCTCAAGAACCTCTTTTTCCTTGGTTGCCGGGGATTGGAAGCCCTGGAGGGCTGCTGGGGCCAAGGGAGTCTGGGTTCCCCTAACAGGATCCGAGGAGGTTATGGAGCCCCTCCCCCAGCGCCGCCCCCATCGCCACCGCCTCCCACCCCTCAGGGAGGTTCTCAGTTGAGCCACTGCATCCCAGAGAATGACACGGGACCCCATGGCTATGTCAATACTCTGGTTGTCTCCTCCCAGAACTaa